The Elusimicrobiota bacterium genomic interval GGCCATACGACTTAGCCCTCGGAGCCCCAATTCTTCTTGCCGGGAGAGAAAGAGGTCACCCCTCTCCGATCCCCGGAGTTCACGGTTCCTCCACGGAATATAAAACCGGCCCGGTCGATTGCGTCGGGGAGGCGCGTTTCGTTGTAATTCCACCAGGTCCAGCCGATGGGGGGGTACCACGGATTCCATTTCACGCCACAACGCCCCGCCCTTTTCGGTGGATTCTTCCCGAATGTAAAAGGTGCGGTCCACCTCTTCCCATAGAGTTCGGGCCGCTCTCGATGGGTGTCCCGGGTGGCAAATGAACACGAAATCCCACTCTTTCCGCGCGGTCATCACCAAGGGGTAGAGACCGCCAAAAAGGGGCCCCGAGAGGGAACTCTCGGAAACGGAAAGAAGGTCGAGGCCTGAGGCGTGTTCAAAGACGAGGGACCGGAGCCCCTCCACGGTTTGGAAATCCTGCAGATCCATGTGGGGGGGGATCCCGTGCGTGTGGTGGCTTAACTGCGATACGGCCGGGATCGCTTTTTCTTCAGTAACTTCCACGAAGAGGACGCGTCGCCGGGATTGTTCCATTGTGGCCAGGGCGAGATTGAACACACATCTCAAACGTTCCTGAGGATGAAGCGCTCCCATGGCCAGATACACTTTTCCCATGGAGCCCGCGATCGGGGGGGGGAGGGTTGATTGGACCAGTCGTTGGGCCAGGGAGCGGGAGACCGCCAGGGCGAGGGGCGGGTGTTTTTCAAGGGTATCTTCAAATTCTTTCCGAAGCAGTTCAAGAACAACGCTGGGTTGGAGGGCGATAGCGGTTCCGGGTCGAGGTTCACCACCCAACAGGGCCATTTCGCCAATCAGGTCCCCCCGGCGACCCAAGGTGGTCAGAATGTGTTCTTTACCCGCCCTGTTTTCCACGACCTGCACTTGGCCAGAAATCAGGAGATGGAGGGCGTTCCCCTCCTCTCCTTGGCGAAAGAGAACGTCCCCTTGCTGAAGGGTGCGGGAATGAAAAGAGGCGAACAGAAACGACCTCAACTCCTCGCGAATATCCCCAAAAAAAGGAATTCGACGGAGCAGGGAGGCCCAATCGGGTTCTAGGTCTGTCATCAGTTTTTGCTCGGGGAGGGTTTCATCGCCACCTAATTGTTAAGGAGACGAATGGTTTCTCCCCCCATTTGAAGCGAGTAGGTTTCATAATTCCCACCGGTTTTTTCGATGGATAAAAGGATTGTGAGTAGGCTGGAATCTGCTGTGAATGGATACGAAAATAAAATGGATCGGAGTTTTTTCGAGAGCACGGTGGTTGCCCCGTTTTTACTCATAGAGAGAGTCCGACCGGTTTGCCAAAAGAGGATCGTGTCTCCCTGCACTTTCTGGAAAGAAATTTTACTGTAGGGAGGTTGAGAAGCGTCTTCTCGTGAAAGAGTGATGGAGGAAGACTTGGCCTGGCGAATTTCTCGGCACACCAGATCCATGAGGTTTCGCACATCCCTTTGGGTTTCCATTTTCGCAATGGAAACGCGGAAAAAGGTGCTCACCCGCGTAAAAAGTGACGCTCCCATGGAGAGAAGAAAGGCCACGATGGCGGAGACCACAAGAAGTTCAACCAGCGTGTACCCCGAGGTGCGCTTTACCACGCGATGTCCCGAGTGGTCGTGGTG includes:
- a CDS encoding patatin-like phospholipase family protein, with the protein product MTDLEPDWASLLRRIPFFGDIREELRSFLFASFHSRTLQQGDVLFRQGEEGNALHLLISGQVQVVENRAGKEHILTTLGRRGDLIGEMALLGGEPRPGTAIALQPSVVLELLRKEFEDTLEKHPPLALAVSRSLAQRLVQSTLPPPIAGSMGKVYLAMGALHPQERLRCVFNLALATMEQSRRRVLFVEVTEEKAIPAVSQLSHHTHGIPPHMDLQDFQTVEGLRSLVFEHASGLDLLSVSESSLSGPLFGGLYPLVMTARKEWDFVFICHPGHPSRAARTLWEEVDRTFYIREESTEKGGALWREMESVVPPHRLDLVELQRNAPPRRNRPGRFYIPWRNRELRGSERGDLFLSRQEELGLRGLSRMARQLAGLRVGFAMGSGAALGYSIIGILKALERNGVYPDLLAGTSMGALVGSFYAAGKSVAELEEIALSITKKRLWTMADWTVPWKGVILGNGVLRFLKSVLGDVSFDQLQLPFACVATEIHAGTERVLRHGAVAEAVRASLSLPFFFEPFFWQGRYLVDGGVVNPVPTSIIQAMGADVSISVNITTSPAIKRVPSLRKRRPSVFNPLHGPNIFHVMAKTIYTMQYGIARNGADGADVVIAPNLAEFGWSEFHRAKDIITVGEEEAEKVMPKILSQFPFFSDHARRPRRENPSGH
- a CDS encoding prepilin-type N-terminal cleavage/methylation domain-containing protein, which encodes MVKRTSGYTLVELLVVSAIVAFLLSMGASLFTRVSTFFRVSIAKMETQRDVRNLMDLVCREIRQAKSSSITLSREDASQPPYSKISFQKVQGDTILFWQTGRTLSMSKNGATTVLSKKLRSILFSYPFTADSSLLTILLSIEKTGGNYETYSLQMGGETIRLLNN